A single window of Ovis canadensis isolate MfBH-ARS-UI-01 breed Bighorn chromosome 15, ARS-UI_OviCan_v2, whole genome shotgun sequence DNA harbors:
- the LOC138421029 gene encoding LOW QUALITY PROTEIN: olfactory receptor 5D13-like (The sequence of the model RefSeq protein was modified relative to this genomic sequence to represent the inferred CDS: inserted 1 base in 1 codon), giving the protein MLLSEGNHSFIPTFILLGFSGYPELQVPLFLVFLSVYTVTVVGNLGMXIIIKVNSKLHTIICFFLSHLSFVDFCFSTVVTPKLLENLVVEDRTISFSGCIAQFCFACLFGVAETFMLAAVAYDRFVAICSPLLYTTAMSPKRCALLVAGSYSWGVVCSVTLTYFLLALSYCKSSTINNFICDHSVIVSVSCSDPYITQMLCSIIAIFNEAGSLVIILMSYILIFVTVLGMPSASGRWKTISTCASRLTAISIFHGTILFLFCIPNPKTSWLTVKVTSVFYTAMIPMLNPLFYSLRNKDVKNTFTRLIFTKPLCYYA; this is encoded by the exons ATGCTGCTATCAGAAGGAAACCACAGTTTCATACCCACATTTATTCTCCTGGGTTTTTCAGGATATCCAGAACTCCAGGTCCCACTCTTCCTTGTTTTCCTGTCTGTCTACACAGTCACTGTGGTGGGGAATTTAGGCA ACATAATCATCAAGGTCAATTCAAAACTCCACACGATCATATGCTTTTTCCTTAGTCACTTGTCCTTTGTCGATTTCTGTTTTTCTACTGTAGTTACACCCAAACTCTTGGAGAATTTGGTTGTGGAGGACagaaccatctctttctctggctGCATTGCGCAATTTTGTTTCGCTTGCCTGTTTGGTGTAGCAGAAACATTCATGTTAGCAGCAGTGGCCTATGACCGCTTTGTGGCCATCTGCAGCCCCTTGCTGTATACCACTGCGATGTCTCCGAAGCGCTGTGCTCTCTTGGTGGCTGGATCTTACTCATGGGGTGTAGTGTGCTCCGTGACACTCACATATTTCCTTCTTGCATTATCCTACTGCAAGTCTAGCACCATAAATAATTTTATCTGTGACCACTCTGTAATTGTTTCTGTCTCCTGCTCAGATCCCTATATCACTCAGATGTTATGTTCTATTATTGCCATATTCAATGAGGCGGGCAGCCTGGTGATTATTCTGATGTCCTATATACTCATTTTTGTCACTGTTCTGGGGATGCCTTCTGCAAGTGGGCGCTGGAAAACCATCTCCACCTGTGCTTCCCGCCTGACAGCCATCAGCATCTTCCACGGAAccatccttttccttttctgcattCCTAACCCGAAAACTTCTTGGCTCACAGTCAAGGTGACTTCTGTGTTTTACACAGCAATGATTCCTATGCTGAACCCCTTGTTCTACAGCTTGAGGAACAAAGACGTAAAAAATACATTCACAAGATTAATTTTCACAAAACCGCTTTGTTACtatgcataa
- the LOC138420532 gene encoding olfactory receptor 5W2-like, translating to MEKENCSSVTEFIFLGITSDLEVKVTLFAMLLMVYLINLLGNLGMIILIRMDPQLQTPMYFFLSHLSFCDLCYSTAIGPKMLVDLLAKNKSIPFYGCALQFLIACTFADSECLLLAVMAYDRHRAISSPLLYAVSMSSGVCSLLVAGVYLVGMTDALIHTTLAFHLCFCGSNEINHFFCDLPPLYLLSCSDTQVNEWIVFIVFGFIELSSISGVLVSYCYIILAVSKIHSTKGRFKAFSTCASHLTAVAIFQGTMLFMYFRPSSIYSLDQDKMTSLFYTLMIPMLNPLIYSLRNKDVKNALGKLKNKRWFQRFI from the coding sequence atggagaaagaaaattgcTCCTCTGTGactgaattcattttcttggggattacCAGTGATCTGGAAGTGAAAGTGACCTTATTTGCCATGTTGCTGATGGTCTATCTCATTAATCTTCTGGGAAATCTTGGTATGATCATTTTGATTAGAATGGATCCCCAGCTGCAAACGCCAATGTACTTTTTCCTCAGCCACCTCTCCTTCTGTGACCTCTGCTATTCCACAGCCATTGGGCCCAAAATGCTGGTTGACCTTTTAGCCAAGAACAAATCAATCCCCTTCTATGGCTGTGCCCTACAGTTCTTGATTGCCTGTACCTTTGCAGATTCTGAGTGTCTCCTGCTGGCAGTGATGGCCTATGATCGACACAGGGCCATCAGCAGCCCCttgctctatgcagtcagcatgTCCAGTGGGGTGTGCTCCCTGCTGGTGGCTGGGGTTTACCTGGTGGGAATGACAGATGCTTTGATCCACACGACATTAGCATTCCACTTATGCTTTTGTGGGTCAAATGAGATTAACCACTTCTTCTGTGACTTACCTCCACTCTACCTTCTTTCCTGCTCTGATACACAGGTCAATGAATGGATAGTATTTATTGTTTTCGGCTTCATTGAATTGAGCTCAATTTCAGGAGTTCTTGTCTCTTACTGTTATATCATCCTAGCAGTCTCAAAGATCCATTCTACTAAGGGGAGGTTCAAAGCTTTCTCCACCTGCGCCTCCCACTTAACCGCTGTGGCAATTTTCCAGGGAACTATGCTTTTTATGTACTTTAGGCCAAGTTCAATCTACTCTTTAGATCAAGACAAAATGACCTCATTGTTTTACACCCTTATGATTCCCATGTTAAATCCTCTGATTTATAGCCTACGGAACAAGGATGTGAAAAATGCTCtaggaaaactaaaaaataaaagatggtttCAAAGATTTATataa